A genomic window from Paucibacter sp. KCTC 42545 includes:
- a CDS encoding polyprenyl synthetase family protein: protein MGRFLSVDAGIFEQWMQRSLAACEQALDRFVPIDSPAGLGEAMRYAVLDGGKRLRPLLVLAACDAVRGDTEAALRAACAVELIHAYSLVHDDMPCMDDDVLRRGKPTAHVKFGEAQAMLAGDAMQALAFEVLTPCALDSAMPPALQARLCSLLARSAGHAGMAGGQAIDLASVGQQLDECTLRDMHRRKTGVLLQASVMMGAACGQASAQATAALAEYGSALGLAFQVVDDILDVTQDSAVLGKTAGKDQDANKPTYVSVMGMEHARELAEQLRAQAHKALAESGLTHTAWLSLLADMVVERQH from the coding sequence ATGGGGAGATTCCTGAGCGTGGACGCAGGTATTTTTGAACAATGGATGCAGCGCTCACTGGCTGCATGTGAACAGGCTTTGGATCGCTTTGTGCCGATCGACTCGCCCGCGGGTCTCGGTGAAGCGATGCGTTATGCGGTGCTGGATGGTGGTAAACGCCTGCGCCCCTTGCTGGTTTTGGCCGCTTGCGACGCCGTTCGCGGCGATACCGAGGCCGCCCTGCGTGCGGCTTGCGCGGTGGAGCTGATCCACGCCTACTCGCTGGTGCATGACGATATGCCCTGCATGGACGACGATGTCTTGCGCCGCGGCAAGCCAACCGCGCATGTCAAGTTCGGCGAGGCGCAAGCAATGCTGGCGGGTGACGCGATGCAAGCCCTGGCCTTTGAGGTGCTGACGCCTTGTGCCTTGGACAGTGCCATGCCGCCGGCTCTGCAAGCGCGGCTTTGCTCTTTGTTGGCACGCTCGGCCGGTCATGCCGGCATGGCGGGCGGGCAGGCCATCGATTTGGCCAGCGTCGGCCAGCAATTGGATGAATGCACCCTGCGCGATATGCACCGCCGCAAGACCGGCGTGCTCTTGCAGGCCAGCGTGATGATGGGTGCCGCTTGCGGTCAAGCCTCTGCACAAGCCACGGCGGCCTTGGCCGAATACGGCTCGGCTTTGGGTTTGGCGTTTCAAGTGGTGGACGACATCCTGGATGTCACCCAGGACTCCGCCGTGCTGGGCAAGACCGCAGGCAAAGATCAAGACGCCAACAAGCCGACCTATGTCAGCGTGATGGGCATGGAACATGCCCGTGAGTTGGCCGAGCAACTGCGCGCGCAGGCCCACAAGGCCTTGGCTGAGAGTGGTCTGACCCATACCGCCTGGCTCAGCTTGCTGGCCGATATGGTGGTCGAGCGTCAGCACTGA
- a CDS encoding LysR family transcriptional regulator, protein MSLAITHRHIEVFRAVMTAGSVTGAATLLHSSQPTLSRELARLEYLLGYALFERGQGRLRPTARALALFDEVQRSYQGLDRISSRAQQLGRADQALLSVLCLPALSHALLPGACRRFFARHASARLSITPQESPLLEEWMSAQRFDLGLTEQTQAVPGTELLPLLSLDELCVLPAGHGLLAKAVLTPADFEGQDFISLSAEDPYRQQFDALFAAQGVQRRLRLETHSAIAVCAMVQAGLGLAIVNPLTALSCRGDGLQLRQLSVSVPFQVNALTPKFRPRQDLLEDLLASLREQISSVEAELASALTV, encoded by the coding sequence ATGAGTCTGGCCATCACCCACCGGCATATCGAAGTCTTCCGCGCCGTGATGACGGCCGGCAGCGTGACCGGCGCCGCCACCCTGCTGCACAGCTCGCAACCCACCTTGAGCCGGGAACTGGCGCGCCTGGAATATCTGCTGGGCTATGCCTTGTTTGAGCGCGGCCAAGGCCGCTTGCGGCCGACCGCACGCGCGCTGGCACTTTTCGACGAAGTGCAGCGTTCCTACCAAGGCCTGGACCGCATCAGCAGCCGCGCCCAGCAATTGGGTCGCGCTGACCAAGCCCTGCTTTCAGTGCTGTGCCTGCCGGCCCTGAGCCACGCCTTGCTGCCCGGCGCTTGCCGGCGTTTCTTTGCCCGCCATGCCAGCGCCCGCCTGTCGATCACGCCGCAGGAGTCCCCGCTGTTGGAGGAATGGATGAGCGCCCAGCGCTTTGATCTGGGCCTGACTGAGCAGACTCAAGCCGTGCCCGGCACCGAGTTGCTGCCGCTCTTGAGCCTGGATGAGCTGTGTGTGCTGCCCGCCGGCCATGGCTTGCTGGCCAAGGCGGTTTTGACGCCGGCGGATTTCGAAGGCCAGGACTTCATCAGCCTGTCGGCCGAGGACCCCTACCGCCAGCAGTTTGATGCCCTCTTTGCCGCCCAGGGCGTGCAGCGCCGGCTGCGCCTGGAAACCCACAGTGCGATTGCCGTTTGCGCCATGGTTCAGGCCGGCTTAGGCCTGGCCATCGTCAACCCGCTGACGGCATTGAGTTGCCGCGGCGACGGCCTGCAGCTGCGGCAACTGAGCGTGTCGGTACCCTTTCAGGTTAACGCCCTGACACCGAAGTTTCGCCCCCGGCAAGACTTGCTGGAGGACTTGCTGGCCAGCTTGCGCGAACAGATCAGCAGCGTGGAAGCCGAGTTGGCAAGCGCCTTGACGGTATGA
- a CDS encoding sulfurtransferase, with the protein MSPVFQTLITVSELQGLLAQAEGNGSKPPLLIDASFDLADPAAGERAYRTGHLPGAHYLHLDRDLSGAKSGSNGRHPLPERQVFAQKMADLGLCAGRQVVVYDAQGSMYAARLWWMLRWLGHSAVAALDGGLSAWLSAPHADKTSGSSDIIPAPSPATFQASESLVSSIDADTLQAQLGTIRLIDARAPERFRGEVEPLDAKAGHIPGASNRLFKNNLAADGLHFKPAAQLREEFRALLGAYTADQVVHQCGSGVTACHNLLAMSHAGLTGAKLYPGSWSEWSSDPLRPIATA; encoded by the coding sequence ATGAGCCCCGTTTTCCAGACCTTGATCACCGTGTCGGAACTGCAGGGCCTGCTAGCTCAAGCTGAGGGAAATGGCAGCAAGCCGCCTTTGCTGATCGACGCGAGCTTCGACCTGGCCGACCCTGCTGCGGGCGAGCGCGCCTACCGCACCGGTCACCTGCCCGGCGCCCATTATTTGCACCTGGATCGCGACCTCAGCGGTGCGAAGAGCGGCAGCAATGGCCGCCACCCGCTGCCCGAACGCCAAGTTTTCGCGCAAAAAATGGCGGATCTAGGGCTGTGCGCCGGGCGCCAAGTGGTGGTCTACGACGCCCAAGGCAGCATGTATGCAGCAAGGCTGTGGTGGATGTTGCGCTGGCTCGGCCATTCGGCCGTGGCGGCTCTGGACGGCGGCCTCAGCGCCTGGTTGAGCGCACCCCATGCTGACAAGACTAGCGGCAGCAGCGACATCATCCCGGCGCCCTCGCCCGCCACATTCCAAGCCTCCGAATCGCTGGTCAGCAGCATTGACGCCGACACGCTGCAAGCCCAACTCGGCACGATTCGCCTCATCGATGCGCGTGCGCCGGAGCGCTTCCGCGGCGAGGTCGAGCCGCTCGACGCCAAGGCCGGCCATATTCCAGGCGCCAGCAACCGCCTGTTCAAAAACAATCTGGCGGCGGACGGCCTGCACTTCAAACCGGCCGCGCAGCTGCGCGAGGAATTCCGGGCCTTGCTCGGCGCCTACACGGCGGATCAGGTCGTGCATCAATGCGGCTCCGGTGTCACCGCCTGCCACAACCTGCTGGCGATGAGCCATGCCGGCCTGACCGGCGCCAAGCTTTACCCCGGATCTTGGAGTGAATGGTCCTCCGACCCGCTGCGGCCCATCGCGACGGCTTGA
- a CDS encoding aromatic ring-hydroxylating oxygenase subunit alpha: protein MSDLSISLAALERSDTQLPVSSYFDEELFRKEQDVIFKLGPRYLGHALAVPEVGDYYALPQEQEGRALVRTPQGLELISNVCRHRQAVMLRGRGNTRSNIVCPLHRWTYDLKGELIGAPHFDHDPCLNLNRYELQEWNGLLFEANGHDVASHLQALGPKAELDFTGYVLDKVHVHECDYNWKTFIEVYLEDYHVGPFHPGLGHFVTCDDLAWEFGRNHSVQTVGIHKDLAKPGSAIYQRWHEQVLKFRGGEPPKAGAIWLTYYPHIMVEWYPHVLVVSTLFPQGTQKTANIVEFYYPEEIAAFERDFVEAHQAAYMETCIEDDEIALRMDAGRKALMLRGDNEVGPYQSPMEDGMQHFHEWYRREMKLGR from the coding sequence ATGTCCGACCTGAGTATTTCCCTCGCGGCTCTTGAACGCAGCGATACGCAGCTGCCTGTTTCCTCCTATTTCGACGAGGAGCTGTTCCGCAAGGAACAGGATGTCATCTTCAAACTTGGACCACGCTACCTCGGACACGCGCTGGCGGTGCCCGAGGTTGGCGACTACTACGCGCTGCCGCAGGAACAAGAAGGTCGGGCCCTGGTGCGCACGCCGCAAGGGCTGGAGCTGATCTCCAATGTTTGCCGCCACCGCCAGGCGGTGATGCTGCGTGGCCGCGGCAATACCCGCAGCAATATCGTCTGCCCGCTGCACCGCTGGACCTACGACCTCAAGGGCGAGCTGATCGGCGCCCCGCATTTCGACCACGACCCCTGCCTGAACCTGAACCGCTATGAGTTACAGGAATGGAACGGGCTCTTGTTCGAAGCCAATGGCCACGATGTGGCCAGCCATTTGCAGGCACTGGGCCCCAAGGCCGAGTTGGACTTCACCGGCTATGTGCTGGACAAGGTCCATGTGCACGAGTGCGACTACAACTGGAAGACCTTCATCGAGGTCTATCTGGAGGACTATCACGTCGGTCCCTTCCACCCCGGCTTGGGCCACTTCGTCACCTGTGATGACCTGGCCTGGGAGTTCGGCCGCAACCATTCGGTGCAGACCGTAGGCATCCACAAGGATTTGGCCAAGCCCGGCTCGGCCATTTACCAGCGCTGGCATGAGCAAGTGCTCAAGTTCCGCGGTGGTGAGCCACCCAAAGCGGGCGCCATCTGGTTGACCTACTACCCGCACATCATGGTGGAGTGGTACCCGCATGTCCTGGTGGTGTCGACCCTGTTCCCGCAAGGCACGCAGAAGACCGCCAACATCGTCGAGTTCTACTACCCCGAGGAAATCGCCGCCTTCGAGCGCGACTTTGTCGAGGCCCATCAGGCCGCCTATATGGAAACCTGCATCGAAGACGACGAGATCGCCTTGCGCATGGACGCTGGCCGCAAGGCCTTGATGCTGCGCGGTGATAACGAAGTCGGCCCCTACCAAAGCCCGATGGAAGACGGCATGCAGCACTTCCACGAGTGGTACCGGCGCGAGATGAAGCTGGGGCGCTGA
- a CDS encoding exodeoxyribonuclease VII small subunit, with product MPKSSQSNKNASSDAVAPSYEQALAELERLVMGMEAGQLPLDQLLESYRRGAELLGFCRARLQAVEQQVKVLEGEGLKQWGDS from the coding sequence ATGCCCAAATCAAGCCAATCTAACAAAAATGCGTCCAGTGACGCGGTCGCGCCTAGCTACGAGCAGGCGTTGGCCGAACTGGAGCGCTTGGTCATGGGCATGGAGGCGGGCCAGTTGCCGCTGGATCAGTTACTTGAGAGTTACCGACGGGGCGCAGAATTGCTCGGATTTTGCCGTGCTCGCCTTCAGGCCGTAGAACAACAAGTCAAGGTGCTGGAGGGTGAGGGATTGAAACAATGGGGAGATTCCTGA
- the ahpF gene encoding alkyl hydroperoxide reductase subunit F — protein sequence MLDDTLKTQLKAYLERVTQPFEIKASLNEGSSASEMLGLLQDIASMSDKITLTTDGQDARKPSFSLQRSGNDMSLRFAAIPMGHEFTSLVLALLWVGGHPPKVEPEVIEQIKALDGDYRFEVYMSLSCHNCPDVVQALALMAVLNPRVQTVIIDGALYQDEVNAREIMAVPSVYLNGEVFGSGRMTVEEIVAKLDTGAAARDAAKLSAKPAFDVLIVGGGPAGAAAAVYAARKGIRTGVAAERFGGQVNDTLAIENYISVLETDGPKFAAALESHVKAYDVDIMNLQRAEALIPAAAPGELIEVKLANGGSLKSKTVILSTGARWRNVNVPGEVEYKNKGVAYCPHCDGPLFKGKRVAVIGGGNSGVEAAIDLAGIVAHVSLLEFGDALRADAVLVNKLKSLPNVSIHTSAQTTEFTGAEGKLNGLSYTDRISGAAHHIELEGVFVQIGLVPNTEWLKGVVELSKHGEIIVDAKGQTSLPGVFAAGDVTTVPFKQIVIAAGDGAKAALGAFDHLMRN from the coding sequence ATGTTGGACGACACCCTGAAGACCCAGCTCAAGGCCTATCTTGAGCGCGTCACCCAGCCGTTTGAAATCAAGGCCTCGTTGAACGAAGGCAGCAGTGCCAGCGAAATGCTGGGCTTGTTGCAAGACATCGCCTCGATGTCCGACAAGATCACGCTGACGACCGACGGGCAAGACGCCCGCAAGCCTTCCTTCAGCCTGCAGCGCAGCGGCAACGACATGAGCCTGCGCTTTGCTGCCATTCCCATGGGCCATGAGTTCACCTCCCTGGTGCTGGCCCTGCTGTGGGTGGGCGGCCACCCGCCCAAGGTTGAGCCCGAAGTGATTGAGCAGATCAAGGCCCTGGACGGCGACTACCGCTTCGAGGTCTATATGTCCCTGAGCTGCCATAACTGCCCGGACGTGGTGCAGGCTTTGGCGCTGATGGCCGTGCTGAACCCGCGCGTGCAAACCGTCATCATCGACGGCGCCCTGTACCAAGACGAAGTTAACGCCCGCGAGATCATGGCCGTGCCTTCGGTCTATCTGAATGGCGAAGTGTTTGGCTCTGGCCGCATGACGGTGGAAGAAATCGTCGCCAAGCTGGACACCGGTGCTGCGGCGCGTGACGCGGCCAAGCTCAGCGCTAAGCCGGCGTTTGATGTGCTGATCGTGGGCGGCGGCCCGGCCGGCGCTGCGGCAGCCGTGTACGCGGCCCGCAAGGGCATTCGCACCGGCGTGGCAGCCGAGCGTTTCGGCGGCCAGGTCAATGACACCTTGGCGATCGAGAACTACATCTCGGTGCTGGAGACCGATGGGCCGAAGTTCGCCGCGGCGCTGGAGTCGCATGTCAAAGCCTACGACGTTGACATCATGAATCTGCAGCGCGCCGAAGCGCTGATCCCCGCGGCCGCGCCCGGCGAGCTGATCGAGGTGAAACTGGCTAACGGCGGCTCACTCAAGAGCAAAACCGTCATCCTCTCTACCGGCGCACGCTGGAGGAATGTCAATGTGCCCGGCGAGGTCGAGTACAAAAACAAGGGCGTGGCCTACTGCCCGCATTGCGACGGCCCGCTGTTCAAGGGCAAGCGCGTGGCTGTGATTGGCGGCGGCAACTCCGGCGTTGAGGCGGCTATCGACCTGGCCGGCATCGTGGCCCATGTCAGCCTGCTGGAATTCGGCGATGCCTTGCGAGCCGATGCGGTGCTGGTCAACAAGCTCAAGAGCCTGCCCAATGTCAGCATCCACACCAGCGCCCAAACGACTGAGTTCACCGGTGCCGAGGGCAAGCTCAATGGCCTGAGCTACACCGACCGCATCAGCGGCGCGGCGCATCACATCGAACTGGAAGGTGTGTTCGTGCAGATCGGCTTGGTGCCCAATACCGAGTGGCTCAAGGGCGTGGTGGAGTTGTCAAAGCACGGCGAGATCATCGTTGACGCCAAGGGTCAGACCTCGCTGCCCGGCGTGTTCGCTGCGGGTGACGTGACCACCGTGCCTTTCAAGCAAATCGTCATTGCCGCTGGTGATGGCGCCAAGGCCGCGCTGGGCGCTTTCGACCACTTGATGCGCAACTAA
- a CDS encoding universal stress protein, translating to MFKRILVPTDGSEISAKALNTAIGLARIHGAKLFALSVKEPFPYSAVSEMQPTPPQEFFDAQERIAGARVKAALDLAAAAEVQCEGFTVEALHAWEAIIEYVADNQCDLVVMASHGRRGVQALLLGSETQKVLTHCTTPVLVVR from the coding sequence ATGTTCAAACGCATTCTTGTCCCGACCGACGGTTCCGAAATCAGCGCCAAGGCACTGAACACCGCCATCGGTCTGGCACGCATTCACGGCGCCAAGCTTTTCGCCCTGAGCGTGAAAGAACCCTTCCCCTACAGCGCCGTCTCGGAAATGCAGCCGACGCCGCCGCAAGAGTTTTTTGACGCGCAAGAGCGCATCGCCGGCGCCCGGGTCAAGGCCGCTTTGGACCTGGCCGCTGCGGCCGAAGTGCAATGCGAAGGCTTCACCGTCGAAGCCCTGCATGCCTGGGAAGCCATCATCGAGTATGTGGCCGACAACCAATGCGATCTGGTCGTCATGGCCTCGCATGGCCGCCGCGGTGTGCAAGCCCTGCTGCTGGGCAGCGAGACCCAGAAAGTGTTGACCCACTGCACCACGCCGGTGTTGGTGGTGCGCTGA
- the folE2 gene encoding GTP cyclohydrolase FolE2 — translation MNQVTSALHIPDTQSERDERHLMIQRVGVKDVRYPLQVLVGKQAQPTVGTWTLDVALPAEKKGTHMSRFVAWLDALKAPLEPASLRELHGQMLSKLEAQEGRIEVRFAFFIRKRAPVSGIESLLDYQGALISETRAGVTSVWAEVAVPVKSLCPCSKEISDYGAHNQRSLVTIRAEMAEAAAVSWQELVRFAEESASSEIWPLLKRSDEKWITEHAYENPKFVEDLVRDVALRLNADARIGRYTVDVENFESIHNHSAYARIERA, via the coding sequence ATGAACCAAGTTACCAGCGCCCTGCATATTCCCGATACCCAGAGCGAGCGCGACGAGCGCCATTTGATGATCCAACGCGTTGGCGTGAAGGATGTTCGCTACCCTTTGCAAGTTCTGGTGGGCAAGCAAGCCCAGCCGACGGTCGGCACCTGGACCCTGGACGTGGCCCTGCCTGCCGAGAAGAAGGGCACGCATATGTCGCGCTTCGTCGCCTGGCTGGATGCGCTCAAGGCCCCGTTGGAGCCCGCCTCGCTGCGTGAGCTGCATGGCCAGATGCTCAGCAAGCTGGAAGCGCAAGAAGGCCGCATCGAGGTGCGTTTTGCCTTCTTCATCCGCAAGCGTGCGCCGGTGTCTGGCATCGAAAGCTTGTTGGACTATCAAGGCGCCTTGATCTCCGAGACCCGTGCCGGTGTGACCTCCGTGTGGGCTGAGGTGGCCGTGCCGGTGAAGAGCTTGTGCCCTTGCTCCAAAGAAATCTCGGACTACGGCGCGCACAACCAGCGCTCCTTGGTGACCATCCGCGCTGAGATGGCTGAGGCGGCTGCGGTCAGCTGGCAAGAGCTGGTGCGCTTCGCCGAGGAAAGTGCTTCCAGCGAGATCTGGCCGCTGCTCAAGCGCAGCGATGAGAAGTGGATCACTGAACACGCTTACGAGAACCCCAAGTTCGTCGAGGACTTGGTGCGCGATGTCGCCTTGCGCCTGAATGCTGACGCTCGGATTGGCCGCTACACGGTGGATGTGGAGAACTTTGAGTCCATTCACAATCATTCGGCTTATGCGCGCATTGAGCGCGCATAA
- the lysA gene encoding diaminopimelate decarboxylase — protein sequence MSIPTSFTPARLQTLAQRFGTPLWVYDADTIRARVAALSAFDTIRFAQKACSNTHVLRLLREQGVKVDSVSRGELLRALAAGFRAGGGVHAEIVFTADLLDRETLATVVEHQVPVNAGSIDMLHQLGAASPGHAVWLRINPGFGHGHSNKTNTGGEHSKHGIWHSDLPAALAAIAQHRLQLVGLHMHIGSGVDYGHLSEVCGAMVELVRQAQVAGHDLQGISAGGGLSIPYRAGEPLIDTAHYFGLWDAARKQAEALLGHALALEIEPGRYLVAESGVLLAEVRATKQAGANHFTLVDAGFNELMRPAMYGSFHAMSVLPQSGQQAAMRPTVVAGPLCESGDVFTQGEGGVVQLRELPAAQVGDLLVIHDTGAYGASMSSNYNSRPLAAEVMVDGATERLIRRRQSVEELLALEAL from the coding sequence ATGAGCATCCCTACCTCGTTCACTCCCGCCCGTTTGCAGACCTTGGCGCAGCGCTTTGGCACGCCTTTGTGGGTGTACGACGCCGACACCATTCGGGCCCGCGTGGCCGCTTTGTCTGCGTTTGACACCATTCGTTTTGCGCAAAAAGCCTGCTCCAACACCCATGTTCTGCGCCTGCTGCGTGAGCAGGGGGTGAAGGTGGATTCGGTCTCGCGCGGCGAGTTGTTGCGGGCGCTGGCGGCGGGCTTTCGCGCTGGCGGCGGCGTGCATGCGGAAATCGTCTTCACCGCCGATTTGCTGGACCGAGAAACTCTGGCCACGGTGGTCGAGCATCAAGTGCCGGTGAACGCCGGCAGCATCGATATGCTGCATCAGCTGGGCGCGGCCTCGCCCGGCCACGCGGTGTGGCTGCGCATCAATCCCGGCTTTGGCCACGGCCACAGCAATAAGACCAATACCGGCGGCGAGCACAGCAAGCACGGCATCTGGCACAGCGATCTGCCCGCCGCTCTGGCCGCCATCGCCCAGCATCGCTTGCAACTGGTGGGCCTGCATATGCACATTGGCTCGGGCGTGGACTACGGCCATCTTTCCGAAGTCTGTGGCGCCATGGTTGAGTTGGTGCGTCAGGCCCAGGTGGCCGGTCATGATCTGCAAGGCATCTCCGCCGGTGGCGGCTTGTCGATTCCTTATCGCGCGGGTGAGCCGCTCATCGACACCGCCCACTATTTCGGCCTATGGGACGCGGCGCGCAAGCAGGCGGAAGCGTTGTTGGGACATGCCCTGGCGCTGGAGATCGAGCCGGGCCGCTACTTGGTCGCCGAGTCCGGTGTCTTGCTGGCCGAGGTGCGCGCCACCAAGCAGGCCGGCGCCAATCACTTCACCTTGGTCGATGCCGGCTTCAATGAACTGATGCGCCCGGCCATGTATGGCAGCTTCCATGCCATGTCGGTGCTGCCGCAATCGGGGCAGCAAGCTGCGATGCGGCCCACTGTGGTCGCCGGGCCTTTGTGTGAATCGGGCGATGTGTTCACCCAGGGCGAGGGCGGCGTGGTGCAACTGCGCGAGCTGCCTGCCGCACAGGTGGGTGACTTGCTGGTGATCCATGACACCGGCGCTTACGGCGCCTCCATGTCCAGCAACTACAACAGCCGCCCCTTGGCCGCCGAGGTGATGGTGGACGGTGCAACTGAGCGCCTGATTCGGCGCCGCCAAAGCGTGGAAGAACTGCTGGCGCTGGAAGCCCTGTGA
- the dxs gene encoding 1-deoxy-D-xylulose-5-phosphate synthase, which translates to MTSSYSLLQTINSPADLRRLPRTELVKLAGELRAYVLDTVSRSKVGGHLGSNLGAVELTVALHYVFNTPHDRLVWDVGHQTYPHKVLTGRRDQMSTLRQLGGISGFPRRDESEYDTFGTGHSSTSISAAHGMAMAAKIKGEDRKAVAIIGDGSMTAGMAFEALNNAGVPHGGLMGDVLVILNDNDMSISPPVGALNKYLARLMSGSFYSAAREGAKTVLKNTPLYEFARRFEEHTKGMVVPGTIFEEFGFNYVGPIDGHDLDALIPTLENLRDKKGPQFLHIVTKKGQGYKLAEADPVKYHAASGVFDPAVGFVKSTAPAKTTFTQVFGEWLCDMAEQDLRLVGITPAMREGSGMVEFHKRFPTRYHDVGIAEQHAVTFAAGLACEGLKPVVAIYSTFLQRAYDQMLHDVALQNLPVVFALDRAGLVGADGATHAGNYDIAFTRCIPNMAVLTPADENECRQALFTAYQHTGPVTVRYPRGAGAGVAVQKEMQAQPWGKGEIRRSSSKPASRSGANAGLSQSNPRIAILAFGTVLYPAMAAGESLDATVANMRFVKPLDHELVAELARTHDALVTVEEGCLMGGAGSAVMESLAAAGLNVPVLQLGLPDEFVEHGDAGVLMAQCGLDAAGIEQSILKRFGGRPALVRPAANQ; encoded by the coding sequence ATGACCTCTAGCTATTCCCTCCTGCAGACGATCAACAGCCCGGCCGATCTGCGCCGCCTGCCGCGCACGGAACTGGTCAAATTGGCCGGCGAGTTGCGCGCCTATGTGCTGGACACGGTGTCACGCTCCAAGGTTGGCGGGCATCTGGGCTCCAATCTGGGTGCGGTGGAATTGACCGTCGCCTTGCACTATGTGTTCAACACGCCGCATGACCGTCTGGTTTGGGATGTGGGTCACCAGACCTATCCGCACAAGGTGTTGACGGGTCGTCGCGATCAAATGTCCACGCTGCGCCAATTGGGCGGCATCAGCGGCTTCCCGCGCCGTGACGAGAGCGAGTACGACACCTTCGGGACCGGGCATTCATCCACCTCCATCTCGGCCGCGCACGGCATGGCCATGGCCGCCAAGATCAAGGGCGAAGACCGCAAGGCGGTGGCCATCATTGGCGATGGATCGATGACGGCCGGCATGGCCTTCGAAGCCCTCAACAATGCCGGTGTGCCGCACGGTGGCTTGATGGGTGACGTGCTGGTGATCCTGAACGACAACGATATGTCGATCAGCCCCCCGGTCGGCGCGCTGAACAAATATCTGGCGCGCTTGATGAGCGGCAGCTTCTATTCGGCCGCCCGCGAGGGCGCCAAGACGGTGTTGAAGAACACCCCGCTGTATGAGTTTGCCCGCCGCTTTGAAGAGCACACCAAGGGCATGGTCGTGCCCGGCACCATTTTTGAAGAATTCGGCTTCAACTATGTCGGCCCCATCGACGGCCATGACCTTGATGCTCTGATTCCCACACTGGAAAACCTGCGCGACAAAAAAGGCCCGCAGTTCCTGCACATCGTGACCAAGAAGGGCCAGGGCTACAAGCTGGCCGAAGCCGATCCGGTCAAGTACCACGCGGCATCGGGCGTGTTTGACCCGGCCGTGGGTTTCGTCAAATCAACGGCGCCGGCCAAGACCACCTTTACCCAGGTCTTCGGCGAGTGGCTGTGCGATATGGCTGAGCAGGACTTGCGCTTGGTCGGCATCACGCCCGCCATGCGTGAAGGTTCGGGCATGGTGGAATTCCACAAGCGTTTCCCGACCCGCTATCACGATGTTGGCATTGCCGAGCAGCATGCGGTGACCTTCGCCGCCGGTCTGGCCTGCGAGGGGCTTAAGCCCGTGGTGGCGATCTATTCCACCTTCTTGCAGCGTGCCTATGACCAGATGCTGCATGACGTGGCGCTGCAGAACCTGCCGGTCGTGTTCGCCTTGGATCGTGCCGGTTTGGTGGGGGCCGACGGCGCCACCCATGCTGGCAATTACGACATCGCCTTCACCCGCTGCATTCCCAATATGGCGGTGCTGACCCCGGCCGATGAGAACGAATGCCGCCAAGCTTTGTTCACTGCTTACCAACATACGGGGCCGGTGACGGTGCGTTACCCGCGCGGCGCAGGAGCCGGTGTGGCGGTCCAAAAAGAAATGCAAGCCCAGCCTTGGGGCAAGGGTGAGATTCGCCGCAGCTCCAGCAAGCCCGCATCTCGAAGTGGCGCCAATGCTGGTCTTTCGCAAAGCAATCCGCGCATCGCCATTCTTGCCTTCGGCACCGTGCTGTATCCCGCCATGGCTGCGGGCGAAAGCCTGGATGCGACGGTGGCGAATATGCGTTTCGTCAAGCCGTTGGATCATGAGTTGGTCGCCGAGTTGGCGCGCACTCACGATGCCCTGGTGACCGTGGAAGAAGGCTGCCTGATGGGTGGCGCTGGTTCTGCCGTGATGGAAAGCCTGGCGGCTGCTGGGCTGAACGTACCGGTCTTGCAACTGGGTCTGCCGGATGAGTTCGTTGAGCATGGCGATGCCGGCGTTCTGATGGCGCAATGCGGCCTGGATGCCGCAGGCATCGAGCAATCCATTCTGAAGCGCTTCGGTGGCCGTCCGGCGCTGGTGCGTCCTGCTGCCAATCAGTAA
- the ahpC gene encoding alkyl hydroperoxide reductase subunit C, with the protein MSLINTQVQPFKATAFHNGKFVDLSEASLAGKWSVLIFMPAAFTFNCPTEVEDAADNYAEFQAAGAEVYIVTTDTHFAHKVWHETSPAVGKAKFPLIGDPTHQLTRAFGVHIEEAGLALRGTFVINPEGQIKTAEVHDNAIARDVKETLRKLKAAQYVAKNPGQVCPAKWKEGEKTLTPSLDLVGKI; encoded by the coding sequence ATGTCTTTGATCAATACCCAAGTTCAGCCCTTCAAGGCAACCGCTTTCCACAACGGCAAGTTTGTTGACCTGAGCGAAGCCAGCCTGGCCGGTAAGTGGTCGGTGCTGATTTTCATGCCCGCTGCTTTCACCTTCAACTGCCCTACCGAAGTGGAAGACGCGGCCGACAACTACGCCGAGTTCCAAGCTGCCGGCGCTGAGGTCTACATCGTCACCACCGACACGCATTTCGCGCACAAGGTGTGGCACGAGACTTCGCCCGCTGTGGGCAAGGCCAAGTTCCCCCTGATCGGCGACCCGACGCATCAACTGACCCGCGCTTTCGGTGTGCACATCGAAGAAGCTGGCCTGGCCCTGCGTGGCACCTTCGTGATCAACCCCGAAGGCCAAATCAAGACTGCCGAAGTGCATGACAACGCCATCGCCCGCGACGTCAAGGAAACCCTGCGCAAGCTCAAGGCCGCCCAGTACGTGGCCAAGAACCCCGGCCAGGTTTGCCCCGCCAAGTGGAAGGAAGGCGAAAAGACGCTGACGCCTTCGCTGGATCTGGTCGGCAAAATCTAA